One window of the Rhizorhabdus dicambivorans genome contains the following:
- the rplQ gene encoding 50S ribosomal protein L17: MRHRVGGRKLQRTASHRTALFRNQSAALIKHEQILTTLAKAKELRPYVEKLVTLAKKGGLANRRLAHARLLDDTQLKKLFEVLAERYASRNGGYTRVIKAGIRASDAAPMAIIEFVDRDVSAKGQDSGPVAGDDDFADAA, encoded by the coding sequence ATGCGCCATCGCGTTGGCGGTCGTAAGCTTCAGCGGACCGCATCCCATCGTACCGCCCTGTTCCGCAACCAGTCGGCGGCGCTCATCAAGCATGAGCAGATCCTCACCACCCTCGCCAAGGCGAAGGAGCTTCGCCCCTATGTCGAGAAGCTGGTGACGCTGGCCAAGAAGGGCGGTCTCGCCAATCGCCGCCTCGCCCATGCGCGGCTGCTCGACGACACCCAGCTGAAGAAGCTGTTCGAGGTGCTGGCCGAGCGCTACGCGTCGCGCAACGGCGGCTACACCCGCGTCATCAAGGCCGGCATCCGCGCCTCGGACGCCGCCCCGATGGCGATCATCGAGTTCGTCGACCGCGACGTGTCGGCCAAGGGCCAGGATTCGGGCCCGGTCGCCGGTGACGATGATTTCGCCGACGCGGCGTGA
- the rpsM gene encoding 30S ribosomal protein S13 produces the protein MARIAGVNIPTNKRVEIALTYIHGIGSAKAKEITTKLGIERQRRVQDLSDQEILQIREAIDAGYTVEGDLRRQVAMNIKRLMDLACYRGLRHRKGLPVRGQRTHTNARTRKGKAKPIAGKKK, from the coding sequence GTGGCACGTATTGCGGGTGTCAATATCCCGACCAACAAGCGCGTCGAAATCGCGCTGACCTATATCCACGGCATTGGTTCGGCCAAGGCCAAGGAAATCACCACCAAGCTGGGCATCGAGCGCCAGCGCCGCGTCCAGGACCTGAGCGATCAGGAGATCCTGCAGATCCGTGAAGCCATCGACGCCGGTTACACCGTCGAGGGCGATCTGCGCCGCCAGGTGGCGATGAACATCAAGCGCCTGATGGACCTGGCCTGCTATCGCGGCCTGCGTCACCGCAAGGGCCTGCCGGTCCGTGGCCAGCGCACGCACACCAATGCGCGCACCCGCAAGGGCAAGGCCAAGCCGATCGCCGGCAAGAAGAAGTAA
- a CDS encoding DNA-directed RNA polymerase subunit alpha translates to MAVNAKNWQELKKPNGLEKKSGGDGKRKATFVAEPLERGFGLTLGNSLRRVLLSSLQGAAVTSIKIENVLHEFSSLAGVREDVTDIVLNVKQIALRMQGDGPKRLQLSATGPAEVTAGMIAATGDIEVMNSDLVICHLDDGATLNMELTADVGKGYVTAAANRPVDAPIGLIPVDSLYSPVRQVAYKVENTRVGQELDYDKLTLTIETDGTVTPEDALAYSARILQDQLQLFVHFDDGMALSAPQAGAAASVQGGAEPEGDANQLNRYLLKKVDELELSVRSANCLKNDNIIYIGDLVQKTEAEMLRTPNFGRKSLNEIKEVLASMGLRLGMEIPGWPPENIEEMAKKLEQEF, encoded by the coding sequence GTGGCTGTCAACGCAAAGAACTGGCAGGAACTCAAGAAGCCGAACGGCCTCGAAAAGAAGTCGGGCGGCGATGGCAAGCGCAAGGCGACCTTCGTCGCCGAGCCGCTCGAGCGCGGCTTTGGCCTGACGCTGGGCAACTCGTTGCGCCGCGTGCTGCTGTCCTCGCTGCAGGGCGCGGCCGTCACCTCGATCAAGATCGAGAATGTGCTGCATGAGTTCTCGAGCCTCGCCGGCGTCCGCGAGGACGTCACCGATATCGTGCTGAACGTCAAGCAGATCGCCCTGCGGATGCAGGGCGACGGTCCGAAGCGCCTCCAGCTTTCGGCGACCGGCCCGGCCGAGGTCACCGCGGGCATGATCGCGGCGACCGGCGACATCGAGGTGATGAACTCCGATCTGGTGATCTGCCATCTCGACGATGGCGCGACGCTGAACATGGAACTCACCGCCGACGTCGGCAAGGGCTATGTCACCGCGGCGGCGAACCGTCCGGTCGACGCGCCGATCGGCCTGATCCCGGTCGACTCGCTCTACTCGCCGGTCCGTCAGGTCGCCTACAAGGTGGAGAACACCCGCGTCGGCCAGGAGCTTGATTACGACAAGCTCACCCTGACGATCGAGACCGACGGCACCGTCACCCCGGAGGACGCGCTGGCCTATTCGGCGCGCATCCTGCAGGACCAGCTCCAGCTGTTCGTCCATTTCGACGACGGTATGGCGCTGTCGGCCCCGCAGGCCGGTGCCGCCGCCTCGGTGCAGGGCGGCGCGGAGCCGGAAGGCGATGCCAACCAGCTCAACCGTTACCTGCTCAAGAAGGTCGACGAGCTGGAGCTCAGCGTCCGTTCGGCCAACTGCCTCAAGAACGACAACATCATCTACATCGGCGATCTGGTCCAGAAGACCGAGGCCGAGATGCTGCGCACGCCGAACTTCGGCCGCAAGTCGCTCAACGAGATCAAGGAGGTCCTCGCCTCGATGGGGCTGCGCCTGGGCATGGAAATCCCCGGCTGGCCGCCCGAGAATATTGAGGAAATGGCCAAGAAGCTCGAACAGGAATTCTGA
- a CDS encoding prolyl oligopeptidase family serine peptidase, with amino-acid sequence MPPHGLRSTLLACLALGLAVSAAASDPIAYPETRRTDIVDTRFGEAIADAYRWLENDVRGDPEVAEWVRRENAVTNSYLDTLASRAAIRTRLRTLWNYERYGVPRKRGGRYFYTCNSGLQNQSVLLVRDGLDGKERELLDPNGWSRDGATALDEWRPSNDGDLLLYSIQDGGSDWRTLRVLDVRTGKLLDDRIDWVKFSALAWDGDGRGFFYSRFPEPRRGADYQALNLNQQVYYHRIGTPQSADRLLYATPGRPRLNHRVETTQDGRYALVTSSEGTDERFELTLFDLADADPEPRRLVRGLTNQWALAGSIGSRFYFRTNLEAPRQRVVMIDVAARKPKPVEVIPQGLDDLVGATLVGNRLIVAYLGDAKTEAVLYELTGQPAGAINLPDIGTGAGFGGRVGDPETFFAFSSFATPSTIYRFNTATRKMEAFIKPKLAFDPDDYLVDQKFYRSKDGTEVPMFVVRRRTTQPGAPALLYGYGGFNISMTPGFSPAILGWMEMGGVYAVANLRGGGEYGKLWHEAGRLERKQNVFDDFIAAGEYLISSGISAKGRLAAMGRSNGGLLVGAVVNQRPDLFAAASPAVGVMDMLRFTRFTAGRYWIDDYGDPDREADFHVLRGYSPYHNIRSGADYPAILVTTADTDDRVVPGHSFKYAAALQAADIGPRPHLIRVETRAGHGSGKPTDKLIEEYTDLWAFLGHWTGLPAPDKQ; translated from the coding sequence ATGCCGCCGCACGGGTTGCGTTCCACTCTGCTCGCCTGTCTCGCGCTCGGCCTCGCGGTGTCGGCCGCCGCGTCCGATCCGATCGCCTATCCCGAGACGCGCCGTACCGACATTGTCGACACCCGGTTCGGGGAGGCGATCGCCGATGCCTATCGCTGGCTGGAGAATGATGTGCGCGGCGATCCCGAGGTCGCCGAATGGGTGCGCCGGGAAAACGCCGTTACCAACAGCTATCTCGACACGCTGGCCAGCCGCGCCGCGATCCGCACGCGCCTCAGGACGCTATGGAATTATGAACGCTACGGCGTGCCCCGCAAGCGCGGCGGGCGCTATTTCTACACCTGTAACAGCGGCCTGCAGAACCAGTCGGTGCTGCTTGTGCGCGACGGGCTGGATGGGAAGGAGCGCGAATTGCTCGATCCCAATGGCTGGTCGCGCGACGGCGCCACCGCACTCGACGAATGGCGGCCTTCGAACGATGGCGATCTGTTGCTCTATTCGATCCAGGACGGCGGCAGCGACTGGCGGACCCTGCGCGTGCTCGACGTGCGGACCGGCAAGCTGCTCGACGATCGCATCGACTGGGTCAAATTCTCCGCGCTCGCCTGGGACGGCGACGGCCGGGGCTTCTTCTATTCGCGCTTTCCCGAGCCGCGCAGGGGCGCCGATTATCAGGCCCTCAATCTCAACCAGCAGGTCTATTATCACCGGATCGGCACGCCCCAGTCGGCAGACCGGCTGCTCTATGCGACCCCCGGCCGGCCCCGGCTCAACCATCGCGTCGAAACCACCCAGGACGGCCGCTACGCGCTCGTCACCTCCAGCGAGGGGACCGACGAGCGTTTCGAACTGACCCTGTTCGATCTCGCCGATGCGGACCCGGAACCCCGCAGGCTGGTACGCGGCCTCACCAACCAGTGGGCGCTGGCGGGAAGCATCGGCAGCCGCTTCTACTTCCGCACCAATCTCGAAGCGCCCCGGCAGCGCGTGGTGATGATCGATGTCGCCGCACGGAAGCCCAAGCCCGTCGAGGTCATCCCCCAGGGCCTTGACGATCTGGTCGGGGCGACCCTGGTCGGCAACCGGCTGATCGTCGCCTATCTGGGCGACGCCAAGACCGAAGCCGTGCTCTACGAACTGACCGGCCAGCCCGCCGGTGCGATCAACCTGCCCGATATCGGCACTGGCGCGGGGTTCGGCGGTCGGGTCGGCGATCCCGAGACCTTCTTTGCCTTCTCCAGCTTCGCGACGCCCTCGACCATCTACCGCTTCAACACCGCGACGCGGAAGATGGAGGCGTTCATCAAGCCCAAGCTCGCCTTCGATCCGGACGACTATCTCGTCGACCAGAAATTCTACCGCTCGAAGGACGGGACCGAGGTGCCGATGTTCGTGGTGCGCAGGCGGACCACCCAGCCGGGCGCGCCGGCGCTGCTCTATGGCTATGGCGGCTTCAACATCTCGATGACCCCCGGCTTCTCGCCAGCGATCCTGGGCTGGATGGAGATGGGCGGGGTCTATGCGGTCGCCAATCTCCGCGGCGGCGGCGAATATGGCAAGCTGTGGCACGAGGCCGGCCGGCTCGAGCGCAAGCAGAATGTGTTCGACGATTTCATCGCGGCCGGCGAATATCTGATCTCCAGCGGAATCAGCGCCAAGGGGCGGCTTGCCGCGATGGGCCGGTCGAACGGCGGGCTGCTGGTCGGCGCGGTGGTGAATCAGCGGCCAGACCTGTTCGCCGCTGCCAGCCCGGCTGTCGGGGTGATGGACATGCTGCGCTTCACCCGCTTCACCGCCGGCCGCTACTGGATCGACGATTATGGCGATCCCGACAGGGAAGCCGATTTCCACGTGCTGCGCGGCTATTCGCCCTATCACAATATCCGGTCCGGGGCGGACTATCCGGCGATCCTGGTCACCACGGCCGACACCGACGACCGCGTGGTGCCGGGCCACAGCTTCAAATATGCGGCCGCGCTCCAGGCCGCCGATATCGGGCCCCGGCCGCACCTGATCCGGGTGGAGACCCGCGCCGGGCATGGATCGGGCAAGCCCACCGACAAGCTGATCGAGGAATATACCGATCTCTGGGCCTTTCTGGGCCACTGGACCGGCCTGCCGGCGCCCGACAAACAATAA
- a CDS encoding IS481 family transposase: MNIHKNARTTPFSRAEIVRRVMVLRETPRAVATALGVSERTVAKWLARYRIEGEAGLVDRSSRPHAMPRATPADRIEQVIALRRQRLCGKQIAATLKLSPATVSRILRNARLSRMRDLDPPEPIRRYERAHPGELIHIDIKKLGRFERVGHRITGNRTKQSSTRGSRAGERYGAGWEFVHVCIDDASRIAFSQILPDEKKESATAFLFAAIAYYQSLGITVSRVMTDNGACYKSFAFRDACKALGLKHIRTKPYTPKTNGKAERFIQTSLREWAYARAYPTSEHRKRALSPWLHNYNWHRPHGSLQSQPPISRLRQPMNNLLRLHI; this comes from the coding sequence ATGAACATCCACAAGAATGCCCGAACCACGCCCTTCAGTCGAGCCGAGATCGTCCGGCGCGTGATGGTTCTGCGCGAGACGCCCAGGGCGGTCGCGACCGCCCTGGGCGTCTCGGAGCGAACCGTAGCCAAGTGGCTGGCACGTTATCGGATCGAAGGCGAAGCCGGTCTCGTCGACCGCAGCTCGCGCCCACACGCCATGCCCCGCGCCACGCCCGCCGACCGCATCGAGCAGGTCATCGCCCTGCGCCGTCAGCGCCTCTGCGGCAAGCAGATCGCCGCCACGCTGAAGCTCTCGCCAGCCACTGTCAGCCGGATACTGCGCAACGCACGCTTGAGCCGAATGCGCGATCTCGATCCTCCCGAGCCCATCCGTCGCTATGAGCGCGCGCACCCCGGCGAGCTGATCCACATCGACATCAAGAAGCTCGGCCGCTTCGAACGCGTCGGCCATCGCATCACCGGCAATCGGACAAAGCAGAGCAGCACTCGCGGCAGCCGTGCTGGCGAGCGCTACGGCGCGGGCTGGGAGTTCGTCCACGTCTGCATCGACGATGCCTCGCGCATCGCCTTCAGCCAGATCCTCCCCGACGAAAAGAAGGAAAGCGCAACCGCCTTCCTCTTCGCCGCCATCGCCTATTATCAAAGCCTCGGCATCACTGTCTCGCGCGTCATGACCGACAACGGCGCCTGCTACAAAAGCTTCGCCTTCCGCGACGCCTGCAAAGCACTCGGCCTCAAGCACATCCGCACCAAACCCTACACGCCCAAGACTAACGGCAAGGCCGAACGCTTCATCCAGACCAGCTTACGCGAATGGGCATATGCTCGCGCCTATCCAACCTCCGAGCACCGCAAACGCGCCCTCAGTCCATGGCTCCATAATTATAACTGGCACCGCCCCCACGGCAGCTTACAATCACAACCGCCCATCAGCCGACTACGTCAGCCAATGAATAACCTGTTGAGGCTCCACATCTAG
- the secY gene encoding preprotein translocase subunit SecY, giving the protein MASAAEQMAANISLGQFAKATELKKRLWFTLGALIIFRLLSHVPLPGLDPRVLQSLFETTKGGVLDFFNAFSGGSLTRMSLIALGVMPYITASIVVQLATSLSPTLGALKKEGESGRKKLNQYTRYGTVLLTGIQGYFIAVGLEGWGASAGMEAVVIDPYLFRLTTVISLIGGTMFLMWLGEQITSRGIGNGVSLIIMAGIVSQLPTALANLFEGGRTGSLSAMFIVAAVVGVIALVAGIVFMERAQRRVLIQYPKRQTQRGMMQADKSHLPLKINTANVIPPIFASSLLLMPLTVSQFAGQRAQGESAWGDFIISLNQYLHHGTPLYMGLYAAGIIFFCFFYTAVVFNPEETADNLKRHGGFIPGIRPGKNTADYLDYVLTRITVIGAAYLTFICLVPEWVTAQYGLGLALGGTSLLIVVNVTIDTVTQIQSHLLAHQYGDLIKKAKLKGGMRR; this is encoded by the coding sequence ATGGCATCCGCAGCCGAACAAATGGCCGCCAACATCAGTCTGGGTCAGTTCGCCAAGGCGACCGAGCTCAAGAAGCGCCTATGGTTCACCCTGGGCGCGCTGATCATCTTCCGGCTGCTCAGCCATGTGCCGCTGCCGGGCCTCGACCCGCGCGTGCTCCAGTCGCTGTTCGAGACGACCAAGGGCGGCGTGCTCGATTTCTTCAACGCCTTCTCGGGCGGCTCGCTGACCCGCATGTCGCTGATCGCGCTCGGCGTGATGCCCTACATCACCGCCTCGATCGTGGTCCAGCTCGCCACCTCGCTGTCGCCGACCCTCGGCGCGCTGAAGAAGGAAGGCGAAAGCGGGCGCAAGAAGCTCAACCAGTACACCCGCTACGGCACGGTCCTGCTGACCGGCATCCAGGGCTATTTCATCGCGGTCGGCCTGGAGGGCTGGGGCGCCAGCGCCGGCATGGAGGCGGTGGTCATCGACCCCTATCTCTTCCGCCTGACGACCGTCATCTCGCTGATCGGCGGCACCATGTTCCTGATGTGGCTCGGTGAGCAGATCACCAGCCGGGGCATCGGCAATGGCGTCTCGCTGATCATCATGGCGGGCATCGTCTCGCAGCTGCCGACCGCGCTTGCCAATCTGTTCGAGGGCGGCCGCACCGGATCGCTCTCGGCGATGTTCATCGTCGCGGCGGTGGTCGGCGTGATCGCGCTGGTCGCGGGCATCGTCTTCATGGAGCGCGCGCAGCGCCGGGTGCTGATCCAGTATCCCAAGCGCCAGACCCAGCGCGGCATGATGCAGGCCGACAAGAGCCATCTGCCGCTCAAGATCAACACCGCCAACGTGATCCCGCCGATCTTCGCCTCGTCGCTGCTGCTGATGCCGCTGACGGTCAGCCAGTTCGCCGGTCAGCGTGCGCAGGGCGAGAGTGCCTGGGGCGACTTCATCATCTCGCTCAACCAGTATCTCCACCACGGCACGCCGCTCTACATGGGGCTCTATGCGGCGGGGATCATCTTCTTCTGCTTCTTCTACACCGCGGTTGTCTTCAACCCGGAGGAGACGGCGGACAATCTCAAGCGCCATGGCGGCTTCATTCCCGGCATCCGCCCGGGCAAGAACACCGCCGATTATCTGGATTATGTGCTGACCCGCATCACCGTGATCGGCGCGGCCTATCTGACCTTCATCTGCCTGGTGCCCGAATGGGTCACCGCGCAATATGGGCTGGGCCTGGCGCTGGGCGGCACCAGCCTGCTGATCGTCGTCAACGTCACCATCGACACGGTAACGCAGATCCAGAGCCACCTTCTCGCGCACCAATATGGTGACCTCATCAAGAAAGCCAAACTCAAGGGGGGAATGCGCCGTTGA
- a CDS encoding adenylate kinase, translating to MNIILLGPPGAGKGTQASKLVADRGMVQLSTGDMLRAAVKAGTPIGLKAKAVMDAGELVSDEIVSGLIGEKLDSMAAGEGAIFDGYPRTEAQAVSLDEILKSRGRGLDHVIELEVDEDALVERITGRYTCAQCGEGYHDRFKQPRAAGTCDKCGSTEFKRRPDDNEATVRTRMAEYRAKTAPILPIYEARGLVKRVDGMAEMDQVSAAVVAILDS from the coding sequence TTGAATATCATCCTGCTGGGACCGCCCGGCGCCGGTAAGGGTACCCAGGCGTCGAAACTCGTGGCCGATCGCGGCATGGTGCAGCTCTCCACCGGAGACATGCTGCGCGCGGCGGTGAAGGCGGGTACGCCGATCGGCCTGAAGGCCAAGGCTGTCATGGATGCCGGAGAACTGGTTTCGGACGAGATCGTCTCGGGCCTGATCGGCGAGAAGCTCGATAGCATGGCGGCCGGCGAGGGCGCGATCTTCGACGGCTATCCGCGCACCGAGGCGCAGGCCGTTTCGCTGGACGAGATCCTCAAGAGCCGGGGTCGCGGCCTCGATCATGTGATCGAGCTCGAGGTCGACGAGGATGCGCTCGTCGAACGCATCACCGGGCGCTACACCTGCGCCCAGTGCGGCGAAGGCTATCACGACCGGTTCAAGCAGCCCCGGGCCGCCGGCACCTGCGACAAGTGCGGTTCGACCGAGTTCAAGCGCCGTCCCGACGACAATGAGGCGACGGTGCGTACCCGCATGGCGGAGTATCGCGCGAAGACCGCGCCGATCCTGCCGATCTACGAGGCACGCGGCCTGGTGAAGCGGGTCGACGGCATGGCCGAGATGGACCAGGTCTCGGCGGCCGTCGTGGCCATCCTCGACAGCTGA
- the gdhA gene encoding NADP-specific glutamate dehydrogenase, which produces MAVSDHVDLAGFVEGVKKRNPGQPEFAQAVQEVAEDIFDFIADKEQYHKYQILRRIAEPDRVISFRVCWEDDKGNIRVQRGWRVQNNNSIGPYKGGIRFHPSVTESVLKFLAFEQTFKNALTGLPMGGGKGGSNFNPKGKSPNEVMRFCQSFMNELYRHIGADVDVPAGDIGVGGREIGYMFGQYKRLTNEFTGVLTGKGLEYGGSLIRTEATGYGAVYFLHEMLKHKGKDLVGLNAVVSGSGNVATHAAEKINQLGGKVLTLSDSEGYIYDPEGITQEKVNWVKELKNVRRGRISEYVKEFKGAEFHGNGARPWGVPCDVAVPCATQNELNEEEAKTLVKNGVIAVAEGANMPTTLEGTHVFKKAKVLFAPGKAANAGGVAVSGLEMSQNSARISWKEEELQRLLLDIMQGIHGRCLEYGGSAGTDHIDYVKGANIAGFKKVADAMLAYGVV; this is translated from the coding sequence ATGGCCGTTTCAGATCATGTCGACCTCGCGGGATTCGTCGAGGGGGTGAAGAAGCGCAATCCGGGGCAGCCGGAATTCGCGCAGGCGGTGCAGGAAGTCGCCGAAGATATTTTCGATTTCATCGCCGACAAGGAACAGTATCACAAATATCAGATCCTGCGCCGCATCGCGGAGCCGGACCGGGTGATCAGCTTCCGCGTGTGCTGGGAAGACGACAAGGGCAATATCCGCGTCCAGCGCGGTTGGCGCGTCCAGAACAACAATTCGATCGGGCCCTATAAGGGCGGCATCCGCTTCCACCCCTCGGTGACCGAGAGCGTGCTGAAGTTCCTCGCCTTCGAGCAGACCTTCAAGAACGCGCTGACCGGCCTGCCCATGGGCGGCGGCAAGGGCGGATCGAACTTCAACCCGAAGGGCAAGAGCCCCAATGAGGTGATGCGCTTCTGCCAGAGCTTCATGAACGAGCTCTATCGCCACATCGGCGCGGACGTTGACGTTCCCGCCGGCGACATCGGCGTGGGTGGCCGCGAGATCGGCTACATGTTCGGCCAGTATAAGCGCCTGACCAACGAGTTCACCGGCGTGCTGACCGGCAAGGGCCTCGAATATGGCGGCTCGCTGATCCGCACCGAGGCGACCGGCTATGGCGCGGTCTACTTCCTGCACGAGATGCTCAAGCACAAGGGCAAGGATCTGGTCGGCCTCAATGCCGTCGTCTCGGGCTCGGGCAACGTCGCGACCCATGCGGCGGAGAAGATCAACCAGCTCGGCGGCAAGGTGCTGACCCTGTCGGACTCCGAAGGCTATATCTACGATCCGGAGGGCATCACCCAGGAGAAGGTGAACTGGGTCAAGGAGCTCAAGAATGTCCGCCGCGGCCGCATTTCCGAATATGTGAAGGAGTTCAAGGGCGCCGAGTTCCACGGCAATGGCGCGCGTCCCTGGGGCGTGCCCTGCGACGTGGCGGTGCCCTGCGCGACGCAGAACGAGCTGAATGAGGAAGAGGCCAAGACCCTGGTCAAGAACGGCGTCATCGCGGTTGCCGAGGGCGCCAACATGCCGACCACGCTTGAAGGCACCCATGTCTTCAAGAAGGCCAAGGTGCTGTTCGCGCCGGGCAAGGCCGCCAATGCCGGCGGCGTCGCGGTCTCGGGCCTCGAGATGAGCCAGAACTCGGCCCGCATCTCGTGGAAGGAGGAGGAGCTTCAGCGCCTCCTGCTGGACATCATGCAGGGCATCCATGGCCGCTGCCTCGAATATGGCGGCTCGGCCGGCACCGATCACATCGATTATGTGAAGGGCGCCAACATCGCCGGCTTCAAGAAGGTGGCCGACGCGATGCTCGCCTATGGCGTCGTCTGA
- a CDS encoding acyltransferase family protein, whose product MLIPAERGRFYRNNFDAIRLAMALLVVFSHSFALRFGTEDFEPMSLATNGHYNSGNVGVWVFFVISGFLIAHSHERSTSIGSYAAKRIRRIYPAYLVATSACAFLVTPLFAPPGWSLTAAEAARTIGANLLLANHFPIPDLFAGNPVPAVNGALWSIRFEFLCYIGVALSGLVALRLRRHVLPLVYVAIVLTWCWLDVTGRKPGGPDWLREAIGWPYAWFRVLPNFLAGMIVYHWRAHIPRSTALLAALLAGALLGFHLGGHRPAGLIAAHLLGPPAIAYAVFWLAYHPRIDLSRAARFGDFSYGTYLYAYTIQQMLVATTALPFASFILLSMALALGAGVASWWLVERHFLPHGRKPARHGPERKEAPAS is encoded by the coding sequence TTGCTCATCCCCGCCGAGCGCGGGCGCTTCTATCGGAACAATTTCGACGCGATCCGACTTGCCATGGCCCTGCTGGTGGTGTTCTCGCACAGCTTCGCGCTGCGGTTCGGCACCGAGGATTTCGAGCCGATGTCGCTGGCCACCAACGGCCATTACAACAGCGGCAATGTCGGCGTGTGGGTGTTCTTCGTCATCAGCGGTTTCCTGATCGCGCACAGCCATGAGCGGTCGACGTCGATCGGCAGCTATGCGGCCAAGCGGATCAGACGCATTTATCCGGCTTATCTGGTTGCCACCTCGGCCTGCGCCTTCCTGGTGACGCCGCTGTTCGCCCCCCCGGGCTGGTCGCTGACCGCGGCCGAGGCGGCGCGGACGATCGGCGCCAACCTGCTGCTCGCCAATCATTTCCCGATCCCGGACCTGTTCGCCGGCAACCCGGTTCCCGCCGTCAACGGCGCGCTGTGGAGCATCCGGTTCGAATTCCTCTGCTATATCGGGGTAGCCCTGAGCGGGCTGGTCGCGCTGCGGCTGCGCCGGCATGTCCTGCCGCTGGTCTATGTCGCGATCGTCCTGACCTGGTGCTGGCTCGATGTCACCGGCCGCAAGCCGGGTGGGCCCGACTGGCTGCGCGAGGCGATCGGCTGGCCCTACGCCTGGTTCCGGGTGCTGCCCAATTTCCTCGCGGGGATGATCGTCTATCATTGGCGGGCTCACATACCGCGCTCGACCGCGCTGCTGGCGGCATTGCTGGCGGGCGCCTTGCTGGGCTTCCATCTCGGCGGCCACCGCCCCGCCGGCCTCATCGCCGCGCATCTGCTCGGCCCGCCCGCCATCGCCTATGCGGTCTTCTGGCTCGCCTATCACCCGCGGATCGACCTCAGCCGCGCCGCGCGCTTCGGCGACTTCTCCTACGGCACCTATCTCTACGCCTACACCATCCAGCAGATGCTGGTCGCGACCACCGCCCTGCCCTTCGCGTCGTTCATCCTGCTGTCGATGGCGCTGGCGCTGGGCGCCGGGGTGGCGAGCTGGTGGCTGGTCGAGCGCCACTTCCTGCCGCATGGCCGCAAGCCGGCGCGGCACGGGCCCGAAAGGAAAGAGGCGCCCGCTTCGTAA
- the rpsK gene encoding 30S ribosomal protein S11 produces MAREPQRIRRRERKNITAGVAHVNASFNNTMITITDAQGNAIAWSSAGMMGFKGSRKSTPYAAQVAAEDAGKKAAEHGVRTLEVEVKGPGSGRESALRALQAVGFHITSIRDVTPIPHNGVRPSKRRRV; encoded by the coding sequence ATGGCACGTGAACCTCAGCGCATTCGCCGTCGCGAGCGCAAGAACATCACCGCCGGCGTCGCCCATGTGAACGCCAGCTTCAACAACACCATGATCACCATCACCGACGCGCAGGGCAATGCGATCGCTTGGTCGTCGGCGGGCATGATGGGCTTCAAGGGCAGCCGCAAGTCGACCCCCTATGCCGCGCAGGTCGCGGCCGAGGATGCCGGCAAGAAGGCCGCCGAGCATGGCGTCCGCACCCTCGAGGTCGAGGTCAAGGGCCCCGGTTCGGGTCGTGAGTCGGCGCTGCGCGCGCTGCAGGCGGTCGGCTTCCACATCACGTCGATCCGCGACGTGACGCCGATCCCGCACAACGGCGTCCGCCCGTCGAAGCGCCGCCGCGTCTGA